A window from Populus trichocarpa isolate Nisqually-1 chromosome 3, P.trichocarpa_v4.1, whole genome shotgun sequence encodes these proteins:
- the LOC7478364 gene encoding uncharacterized protein LOC7478364, with translation MFDGSLAMPFHTLNPCHLLGHVNTHRALHKSRLQPVLAIPPSSILLHTDESGKFPDSKKGSGLRGRDSSDSLLSQANTVGIIGGISVNSALNFLKKLVQGSSKEGKDCFPFVLCSDPVLNKELLSHERNSCPCPRRHNEKSPSDHSAIAENLQNKRVFLEKSGVQCIVMPCHILHSWHDEVSKGCSLPFLHMGECVARELKEAKLKPLEAGSPLRIGLLASNATLAAGFYQEKLQNEGFEVVLPDKATMEHTIIPAIEALDRNDMEGAQNLLRIALQVLLVRAVNTVILASEEMRDVLPEDDPLLKKCIDPMDALARSTIKWAQAADKGT, from the exons ATGTTTGATGGGAGCTTGGCAATGCCTTTCCACACGTTGAACCCATGTCATTTATTGGGTCATGTAAATACACATAGAGCCCTCCACAAGTCAAGGTTGCAACCAGTTCTAGCTATACCCCCATCATCAATTCTCTTGCACACAGATGAGAGTGGTAAATTTCCTGATTCTAAGAAGGGTTCTGGTTTGAGAGGAAGGGATTCTTCTGATTCATTGCTTAGTCAAGCAAATACAGTGGGTATAATAGGAGGTATATCAGTGAATTCTGCtttgaatttcttgaaaaaactAGTCCAGGGGAGttcaaaagaaggaaaagattgCTTCCCTTTTGTTCTTTGCTCTGATCCAGTATTGAACAAGGAGCTTTTATCACATGAGAGAAATTCTTGTCCTTGTCCCAGGAGGCATAATGAAAAATCTCCATCGGATCATTCTGCAATTGCAGAGAATCTGCAGAATAAAAGGGTTTTTCTTGAGAAATCAGGAGTTCAGTGCATAGTAATGCCTTGTCATATTTTGCATTCATGGCATGATGAGGTTTCTAAGGGGTGTTCTCTTCCATTCCTTCATATGGGTGAGTGTGTTGCAAGGGAGCTCAAGGAAGCTAAGCTGAAGCCACTTGAAGCTGGTAGTCCTCTGCGGATTGGGTTATTAGCCTCCAATGCAACTTTGGCTGCAGGGTTCTATCAGGAGAAATTGCAGAATGAG GGATTTGAGGTTGTGCTTCCAGATAAAGCAACCATGGAACACACTATAATTCCTGCAATTGAAGCTTTAGACAGAAATGACATGGAAGGCGCACAGAATTTGCTGAGAATTGCACTGCAAGTTCTCCTTGTGAGGGCAGTGAACACAGTCATCCTTGCTTCGGAAGAAATGCGTGATGTTTTGCCTGAGGATGATCCACTTCTCAAGAAATGTATTGATCCAATGGATGCATTAGCCCGTTCAACTATAAAGTGGGCGCAAGCTGCAGATAAAGGTACATAA
- the LOC7475710 gene encoding uncharacterized protein LOC7475710, producing the protein MASSKRWASIISSIASFLHFFIIIFQVPVFRVPCRTGTCTSPIEVMSSHLIATELYPAFGPKALLYPGAIARSYSKNRTFPSYSKLSKLYNLTNLRKTSKSTDLQHLEILAGSYLAVAGAVLGLIRLGRTSLFGTLLILWGFVREVILKNSANMNSARSIHIYPVTMCIALLCAFLTIRKDVRKLIRCCRTRRGAKSLRFKAKIM; encoded by the exons ATGGCTTCTTCAAAGAGATGGGCAAGCATCATATCGTCTAttgcttcttttcttcatttctttatcATAATCTTTCAAGTGCCCGTTTTCAG GGTACCATGTAGGACTGGAACATGTACTTCACCTATAGAGGTCATGTCCTCCCACTTGATTGCAACTGAACTCTATCCTGCATTTGGGCCCAAGGCTCTTCTGTATCCTGGTGCCATTGCTAGATCTTATAGCAAGAACAGAACCTTCCCAAGCTATAGTAAATTGTCGAAGCTATATAACTTGACCAATCTGAGGAAAACCTCTAAATCGACTGATCTCCAGCACCTAGAG ATTCTGGCAGGAAGCTACTTAGCAGTGGCAGGAGCAGTATTAGGTCTCATAAGGCTGGGCAGGACGAGCCTCTTTGGAACACTGCTTATCCTATGGGGCTTTGTAAGAGAAGTCATCCTGAAAAACTCTGCTAATATGAATTCCGCGAGGAGTATCCATATCTACCCAGTAACAATGTGCATTGCTCTTCTTTGTGCTTTCTTGACTATAAGAAAGGATGTTAGAAAGCTTATCCGTTGTTGCAGAACTCGGCGAGGTGCAAAGTCTCTACGGTTTAAAGCGAAAATTATGTGA